In one window of Erinaceus europaeus chromosome 17, mEriEur2.1, whole genome shotgun sequence DNA:
- the LOC103127039 gene encoding tripartite motif-containing protein 51-like, which translates to MAPPIAWRRDTVLKRKVFKVRQDRSKFLPVYADQVCQVHWTVKHFFCEVTKEFLCEACCDSKAHEEHGHNEIKSLAEHYRQQLLRQMRLLWRKKQENQREQQRESTVILCWRKYLALRREMIREEYHKVKHLLVSEEKCSLERIEMEGRYIYEKLVDNRNLRRKVEELLQVLYWKLEGKCRRPDEELLLKWESLMTSSQILQEQVPQPLNICLSSQPITGLVRRLSGCLEHLSWEEEKTTLNSPLLEGVRAPLRRADGPEDVQQWPKLKYFLTWASQCFTSGQHYWELDVGGCQNWVAGLCSNSWTKKNDMALDSEGIFLLICVKEDDQCRLFTSSPLQPQFVKWSQSTMGVFLDYDRGTVSFVDVVNSSLICSLLSCTFSAPLRPFLCSASP; encoded by the coding sequence ATGGCCCCACCTATAGCCTGGAGAAGGGATACCGTTTTGAAAAGGAAGGTTTTCAAGGTCCGACAAGACAGATCCAAGTTCTTACCAGTCTATGCTGACCAAGTCTGTCAGGTGCATTGGACAGTCAAGCACTTCTTCTGTGAGGTGACAAAGGAGTTTCTGTGTGAGGCGTGCTGTGACAGCAAGGCCCATGAGGAGCATGGGCACAACGAGATAAAATCGCTAGCGGAGCACTATCGACAGCAGCTCCTGCGACAAATGCGGCTTCTGTGGCGGAAGAAACAGGAGAACCAGCGAGAGCAGCAAAGGGAATCCACTGTAATCCTCTGTTGGAGAAAGTACCTGGCTCTGCGGAGAGAGATGATCCGTGAGGAATATCACAAAGTGAAGCATTTGCTCGTTAGTGAAGAAAAGTGTTCTCTGGAGAGAATAGAAATGGAAGGAAGATACATTTACGAGAAACTGGTGGATAATAGGAACCTGAGGAGAAAAGTAGAGGAGCTCCTCCAAGTGTTGTACTGGAAACTGGAGGGCAAGTGCCGAAGACCAGACGAGGAGCTGCTCCTTAAGTGGGAAAGCCTGATGACAAGTAGTCAGATACTGCAAGAGCAGGTGCCCCAGCCTCTGAACATCTGCCTCAGCTCCCAGCCCATTACCGGCCTTGTCCGAAGGCTCTCCGGCTGCCTAGAGCACCTGAGCTGGGAGGAAGAGAAAACCACTTTGAACAGCCCCCTGCTAGAAGGTGTGAGGGCCCCACTCCGTAGAGCTGATGGCCCAGAGGATGTCCAACAATGGCCAAAACTGAAATACTTTCTTACCTGGGCCTCACAGTGCTTCACTTCCGGGCAGCATTACTGGGAGCTGGATGTGGGGGGATGCCAAAACTGGGTTGCTGGCTTGTGCTCCAACTCTTGGACAAAAAAGAACGACATGGCGCTAGACTCAGAGGGGATCTTTCTGCTTATATGTGTTAAAGAGGACGATCAGTGCAGGCTCTTCACCTCTTCCCCACTCCAGCCACAATTTGTGAAATGGTCACAGAGCACCATGGGGGTATTCCTCGATTACGATCGTGGCACTGTGAGTTTTGTTGATGTGGTCAACAGCTCCCTGATTTGCAGTTTACTCTCGTGCACATTCTCTGCTCCTCTCAGGCCTTTTCTTTGCTCTGCAAGCCCGTGA